One window from the genome of Hoplias malabaricus isolate fHopMal1 chromosome X2, fHopMal1.hap1, whole genome shotgun sequence encodes:
- the LOC136677488 gene encoding CCAAT/enhancer-binding protein gamma-like yields the protein MSKQSQQKLTTTDQNGVSVIQSQAHSSTSNSTGATAGLQQVPQLVPVSPGGGGKATPPSKMKKPIPDKDSDEYRQRRERNNLAVKKSRMRSKQKAQDTQQRVNELKEENERLEAKIKLLSKELSVLKDLFLEHAHNLADNVQPPAAAVAPGEICNNNNSGNNSSQ from the exons ATGAGCAAGCAGTCACAGCAGAAGTTAACCACAACAGATCAGAACGGAGTGAGTGTTATACAGAGCCAGGCTCATAGCAGTACCTCCAACTCAACAGGAGCCACAGCAGGATTACAGCAG GTCCCCCAGTTAGTTCCAGTTAGTCCAGGAGGAGGCGGCAAGGCCACACCCCCCAGCAAAATGAAGAAGCCAATTCCAGACAAAGACAGCGACGAGTACAGGCAGAGACGGGAGCGGAACAACCTTGCCGTGAAGAAGAGCCGCATGCGCAGCAAGCAGAAGGCACAGGACACACAGCAGCGTGTCAACGAGCtgaaggaggagaatgagaGACTGGAGGCCAAGATCAAGCTCCTCAGCAAAGAACTGAGTGTGCTCAAAGACCTGTTCCTGGAGCACGCCCACAACTTGGCAGACAACGTGCAGCCCCCCGCTGCAGCCGTCGCCCCCGGAGAAAtctgcaacaacaacaatagtGGCAACAACAGCAGCCAGTGA